A window from bacterium encodes these proteins:
- a CDS encoding GxxExxY protein, with product MDTGDLLVEEKVIIELKAVEQLLPIHEAQLLTYLKMMNKRISLLINFNVSVLRDGIKRITNRF from the coding sequence GTGGATACCGGAGATCTTTTAGTTGAAGAAAAAGTTATCATAGAATTAAAAGCAGTCGAGCAACTACTTCCGATTCACGAAGCTCAACTTTTAACCTATCTAAAAATGATGAATAAAAGGATAAGTTTATTGATCAATTTTAATGTTTCTGTTCTAAGAGATGGAATTAAGCGTATAACCAATAGATTTTAA